The sequence TTACCCAAGGGACGAGGTATTGACCTAGAAAACTTATTTCCATCCATGGACACTACCTGTAACTCGTGAAGCTTTCCTATTGCTTCAGGGACACTGCCCCCTAACCCGTTATTTTCCAATCCTAGAAGGATCAAGTTAACAAGGTTCTCTATCCCATTTGGAATATTTCCATGTATGAAATTCCCAGAAATAGTAAATATACGCATAAAGTATGAAAGGTTAACTATGGATGGAGGCAGTTCTCCTGCAAAATAATTGCCACCCATACCAAAAACCTCTAGGATAGAACAATTAGGCAAAGACCTGAAAAAATTCAGGTCACTGGCATTTCCATTTCCTAGTCTGTTGTTCTCAAAATTAATCCTATAAACATTTCTCAATCTTCCTAATGTAGCAGGAACTATTCCAATGAGATCATTTTGAGCAAAATCAGGCCCCTTAAATGCAGAACAATTTGACAATGATATTGGTGTGAAGTCTAGCCACTCCACTGCatcgacagtgtgaagactgctacAGCTCATCATTGTTGACAATGGTTCCTACAACTTCCAGCGTAAattttgctcaacaattgtgggcaatgTCAGAGGCTGGTGTTGAACGTCAGAAGAGGTTGAAAATGGAGGACATGCACCAAATTTGTGAGCCTATAAATAGACTCCATCCCTGtggtttttttaatccaaaacaagcaatctcaatatcatcccaagtaaGGAGTGTTGAGAGCTTTTAAGACTCGAgtgagagcttgagagaagagtgatcAAATTCCAAATAGAGAGTTTGATAGAATAGAGAGAGATTCCatgtgagaatccaagagagaagttttgtattttgtaatctatttccagagagtaatagaattatatttttatttttcttcttatatttcttctctatagtggtcagagaaccacaacaagtggtatcagagctctaggttgagagcttgggttccaaatttgaagaaacagagcctaTGTTCTTCAGGTGGTGTTTcaaaaagttgctcaaatcaataatttgacaataccaagTGAAAGAACATGACAAGATGAGAAAAAATAAGTTCGTCGAAGAGCAACACGACGTTCCACGTGCCCACATGTGCTGCCCGAAGTTTTCTGCAACAGGTCATGCGCCACACGCACCatttggaggttgaagacgaccacgtcagctgCCTTGTCAGCCACGCGATCTGACACATCATCAGTGACATGATTGCCATGTCATTTGCCATGTGTTGACACATCATCACAATCTTCCACGTCAGCAAAAGTttctaaaattacaaaacagcctctatattttcaaaaattacagattgacccttGTAATTTCTGTATTTATAGGTTGACCCTTGAATTTTTAGAAAATGGcattttgccccaaaatttctggtaattatattttgaccccggaagagtgatgtccaccattttgctttttcaaaTTCCGGACGCAACAGTTAACTCTGTTTTGctaaattcagctccattttcgGTCAAGctataatgtcaatggaagaatcatctttagaagctatggttaagctcactgccacaaattatacactttggagatgttggatggaagatctccttaATTGTAAGGatttgtttgatcctatagaagctaaaggagtaAACCCCGATCCCAGTAAAGAAGCAGAatagaagaaattaaataagaaaaatgatcGGTCAGATCAAGCAATGGATcaaccacagtgtcttccatcatgtagcgaaggaaacagATGCATATGCcttctggacaaaattggaggacatgtaccaggccaagactgctcggaacaaaactctgttgcttaagcgattggtaaatttaaaattacagagtggaacttctgtagccgagcataccagtgagttccaaagcttggtaaatcaactatctgttgtggattaccaactaggggatgaggatcaggctcTCCTagttctaagctctcttccagacagttgggagacattggtagtatCTCTCAGCAGTTTGGCCTCGAATGgtaaacttactatgtctatggttaaggatgccctatttaatgaaaagGCCAgaagaaaggacattggcacgGACCAATCACATGCcttcgtcacagagagaggaagatagcaaagaggtggtcgagatagggggagaggcaggagcaagagcagagacAAATCTACAGACAGTAGGAAATCATCATATAAATGCTATCATTGTGGTATGGAGGGTCACTTGAaaaagaactgcagaaagttgttgaaagagcagagactccaaggtattcaaccgaagaaggatggagagataCTAGTtactgttacaggagaagtggcactctactccaccgaagaagagacatgccttcatatatcaacccaagatgttgagtgggtagttgatattgcagcatcctaccatgtcactccacacagagatttcttcaaaaagtacaaagcaggagactttggtacgataaaaatgggaaattccagttttgcaaagattatgggaactggtgatttTCAGGTTAAAacaaatgttggttgtacaatcactttgcaGGATGTctgtcatgttccagatctttggcttaatctactttcgggagcagcctgagacaagcaaggctatggcAACcatttcagcaaaggcacatggaaaatgacgaaaggtgccatagttgtagCCTGAGGACATATATATGGAACGTTGTACatgactcatgtgaagatatgtgtaGATAGCCTCAACATTGCAGAAGGAAAGGCATCTCAAAAtttgtggcaccagagactcggtcacacggtcacatgagtgaaaaagaatTGTCTACTTTGGCcaagaagaagcttatcactattTGCAAagatgctgcgctagatccttatAGTTACTGCTTGTTTGATAAACAACATAGTGTCTCTTTCAGTTCCTCTACATCGAGAAGAttagagttgcttagtctggtgcactctgatgtttgtggtcccatggaggtggaatcattaggtggcaataggtatttcctgaccttcattgatgatgcttcttaGAAGGTGTggatatatttcttgaagacaaaggaccaagtattggattacttcaaactatttcataccatggtagagcgtgaaataGGAAAGAACCTGAAATGTCTCCGTTCAAATagtggaggcgagtatacttccaaggagttcgatgcttATTGTAGAAGACATGGCATTTGACATGAGAAGatggtccctcgcaccccacaacataacgGAGTAGTCGAGAGGATGAACCAGACAATtgtggaaaaggtcagaagcatgatcagtatggctaagctacCAAAGCTATtttggggagaagctgttcgtgccgcctgctatttaatcaacagatcaccatcagtaccgttgaattttgaaatttcagagAAAGtatggtcgggtaagattccttTATACTCTCACTTAAGAGTATTTGGTTGTTTAACTTAtgcacatgtatccaaggaacTCAGAAAAAAGCTcaatgcaagatctactccatgcatctttataggatatggagatgatgAATTCAGATACAGGTTATAGGACtcgaaaacaaagaaagttattagaagcagggatgtagtgttccatgaaaaccagacaatggaagacatCGAAAAGCCTAGAATGTCTCCAAATCGTAGTTCTAGTGCCAAAGATTTTGGTCCTAATTCaacaccagcacaaatagccataGAGGATAACAAGGTGGATGAAGATATGCCAGAAGTAGGAGGAAGAAAGGGActttgagcagggggagactcaatcctcttaAGAAGCCGTAGGGCCATCATAGCGGttagatgatggtacacctccttaAACCAATGGTTTACAAGTTTGGAGATCTGAGTGAGgctgaattccatcaaagagatttccagaatctgagtatattctgtttactgaagagggggaaccagagagtttccaggaggttgtttctcatcaagacaaagaaaagtggctgcaagcaatgcaagatgagatggaatctttgcagaaaaatcatacttatgagttggttaagcttccaacaagaaagaaggcactaaagaataaatgagtGTTCAAgttcaagaaagatggcagcggaagggtggtgaaacacaatgcctgattggtggtcaaaggatttcttcagaagaaaagaatcgactttgatgatatttttaaccagtggtaaaaatgacttcaatttgagTCATTTTTTGTTTAGTAGCAAGtttaaacctagagcttgaatagatggatgtgaagacagtttttcttcacggtgatttacatgaggaaatctACATGAGCAGCTAGAAAGATTTGAGGTtttagggaaagaaaacctcatatgcaagctgaagaagagcttCGATGGCCTCAAGAAAGTACTAAGACAATGGTACAAAAAGTTTGATTCGTTTATGGTGAATCAAGGCTATAAAAGTACTGTAGCAAACtagtgtgtttatattaaaaaatttccagatggaaacttcattgcacttttgctatatgtggatgGCATGGTGATCGTTGGATAGGATGCAATGAAAACTAGTCAGCTGAAGAAgtaattgtctaagtccttcgatatgaaagacttaggaccagctcaacaaattttaggaatgcaaataatccgagacaggaagaacagaaggttatggctatctcaaaagaagtatgttgaacgaaTGATagagagattcaacatggataaagccaaactagtcaacattccacttgcaaatcattttaagttgagcaagagattgtGCCTTTCATGCAAAGAAGAGATaaaggagatggcttcagtaccatattcttcagtaGTAGGGAGTCTGATGTACGCTATAGTGTGTACCAGACTAGACATTGCTCATACAGTAGGTGtcgtgagcagatttctttcaaatcctggaaagaaacactggaaAGCaatcaaatggattctcaggtatcttaagggTGCATTAAAGCTATGTTTGTGCTAGGGGGAGGTGTCCCagtcttagaaggctatacagatgcagatatagccggagaccctgataatagaaagtctacatcaggttatctctacacttttgcagggaaAGCtatgtcatggcagtcaagattacagaagtgtgttgctttttCCACTACTAAAGCATTGTATATTGCCGCAGCAGAAGTGGATAAGGAAATATTGTGGTTAAAGTATTTTCTCACAGaactgggcatcaagcaagaagactacaagatacattgttaTAACCAAAGTGCTATAGATTTGAGCAAGAACTCAAtatatcattcccgtacaaagcatattgacatccgttatcattggatacgcgaagtaatagaacAACAGTTGTTGAAGTTGATGAAGATCCATACaaaggagaatccagcagatatgctaacaaaagttgttactCAAGAGAAgttgaagctatgcagagacatagccaGAATGGATGGTAGATGACCATTAGTTTTTAAATgtggctggagggggagaattgtgaagttcAGTCGctccactgcaccgacagtgtgaagactgctacAGCTCTTCCTATAACTTCCAACGTAAattttgctcaacaattgtgggcaatgTTAGAGGCCGGTGTTGAATGTCAGAAGAGGTTGAAAATGAAGGACATGCACCAAATTtgtgagcctataaataggctccatcctcGTGGTTTGTTAATCCAAGCCAAGCAATCTCAATATCATCCTAAGTGAGGAGTGTTGAGAGCTTTTAAGACTCCAGTAcaagcttgagagaagagtgatcAAATTCCAGAGAGAGAGTGTGATAGAATAGAGAGAGATTCCatgtgagaatccaagagagaagttttgtgttttgtaatctatttccaaagaataatagaataatagaattatatttttatttttcttctcatatttcttctctatagtggtcagagaaccacaacaattgAATAGGGCCTGTGAGTTTGTTAACTCCACCGGAAAATACTTTGAGATTAGGAAGAGTAAGGCCAATGTCTTGTGGTTCACAGTAAATGTGAAATAGAACATGGAAGAAATAGTATATATTGAAGGGGGAAAATACCAGAGAGATTATTTTGACTGAGTATGAATCTCCCCAAGCCTGTTAGGTGGCCAAGATCTTCAGGTTTGCTTCCTCGAAAATTGTTTTCACCAAATGAAAGAGCGGCCAGAGAAGTGAAGTTTCCAATCCAAGGTGGAGTGGTTCCAGTAAAATTGTTTCTGCCAAAATTCAAGAGCACTAGTTTTGACAATGAACTGAACTGGACTGGAATTGAACTAGTAAGCTTGTTGCTAAATACAAGAAAATTCCTTAGCTCCTTGCAGTGACTTATATTTGTTGGAATCTTACCACCAAAGGAATTGTAAGATATATTAAGATGCTACAGTTGCAGAAGACAACCCATTTCTTGAGGAGTTTCACCATGAAAGCTGTTGTTTTGCAGGTGGATTTCAGTGAGGTAAGTGAGATTTCTTATTGAAGGTGGGATTGAACCAAACAGGGTTAGGGACTTGAGGTTCAATACCACGACTCGTTTGCTTGATTGGTTGCAAGTAATGCCAACCCAGTTGTAGAAATGGATTGAACCATTCCATGAGTTCATGATTCCTAGAAGATCTTGGATTATCCGATTCTTGAAGTCTAGAAAAGCCAGAAGATCAGATTCATTTGCATAAGTGGCTGTCGAGGATGCAGATTTCATATGATCATTCAAGCAGAAAAGTACAATCCAACATTGAAGAAACATGGACAATATCCACCTACAATTCAAATATGAATGCTCCATGATGTACcttattttttttccagatACAGACTTCAGCTTATGGCACAGCAAATAACTTAAAATGCATATTAAAGTGaaaatgtacatatattttttcGGAAAATAGGTGCATCTATATATTTAATGGAGAAGTTAATGCTTGTAGGACCACATTAAAGAAGGTAAGAAGCTCTAGGTGGCAGGGATATTTAATGTGTTTAATTAGGAAGgaaaatgtcattttttttttattgttatgaaAGTGAAAatatcaattgcattttttattttttattttattttttactgaaAGCTAAAATATcaagttacatttttttttaattaccaaaaagtacattcttttttattattgaaatcgaAAATAACAACGTACTTATAGCCAGAGACTTCTATGTTTAAAGTTTGTTTGTTAGTTAATcaacaaaagagagaaattttacaaaaaaacaaaaccaaaagaaagtGTGCTATATGGATCACTACGTAACACGGTATAACCTTTAAAAAAGAGTATAATGCATCTTATTATCTTCTTGTTTGGCCCTGTCAATTTCAATTGAGACccccaaaatttatatattttaatcaagacctgaaaattttcatttaatttcaatGAAGGACACTTGATCATGTAATTAACGAGACTGACGGAATGACTAACTATATGCCTCCCCAAGTGAGCatcttaattgaaaaaaaataaaaattcaacagaataaattaaaattaatatacattttcttttttatattgggATGGAGAAAAGAAATTTGGAATCACTGTCCAAAGAAACAGTGACTTGCGATTCAAAAGTCTTGCTATAGTAAGCCTTGTCAATTCCGCATGAGTAATTTGTCTTGACGACCCAAAAACAAATAGGCAGCGTGTGGAGTAGAAGAAtcagccccccccccccccccccccccccaaaaaaaaaaaaaaaaaccgagtTCCCCTGTTTTTCCGACTATATATTTTATGGCAAAAtagtgtaatttatttatttgttcttttttctttcttttatttttttattttatttttttttttttggggtgaaaagATAGTGTAGTTGAATGCCATAGAACAAGCTAAAAGAAGGAGTGCTTAAAAGATCCAAACATTGCATTTATATGCTTACATGCAAATTCAAAGAGCTTACCAAATAAAGATGAAGCTACTGTGGCAAGGTTCACAACTAAAACCTATTCATATTCTCGCTCTTCTTGCATTTGAGATATGATTCTCTAATTGCTTGCATTTTGTTGACAACTGCATTCATAAGCATCCGCTCTCCCGGCAAGAATTTTGAGCAGATGACCCCAATTTGCATAACTGAAACCAAACAATCATTTGTTCCTTTTCCAGCATTGACTTGGCGATTGACTTCAATGATTGCAATCTCTTCAATGTCACTTTCATTTTCCTCACGATTATCATCTTCAAGGAGCAACGAAGGATCGACTATATCCATGACATGGTTAGGCAAAGCCATAGCAACGAACTGGTGAATGCTTAGACCATCTTTGAACATATCGTCTGTAGGTCTTTTTCCTGTGAACAACTCTAGCAAGAGTATCCCATAGCTATAGATATCTCCAAGAATCGAAACTTGGCCTCCCATGCCATATTCTACGGTTCAATAAATTCATTATGATGTCAAGTCCATAGGTGCTAAGAATCAACAAATTTAAGTAGTAGTTGAAAAGTAAGTGCATTATTACTTCTTTTGGATCTGTTACTTCTCAATCATATCCTTTTGGTTTAAGAAGCAAAATGTTATGGTAATCAAGAGCTAAGATTTATCTCATTTTgggatataaataaaaaaaaaaaatcatacctGGAGGAATGTACCCCATAGAACCCCTTAGCGAAGCAGAAATTGTTTGGCTTTCTGAGGGATTATCAGATGCTTCAAGGAGGAACTTTGCTAGTCCAAAGTCACCAACATGGGAAACCATATCTTCATCAAGAAGAACATTACTTGGCTTTAGATCACAATGAACTATAGGTGTTTCACAATCGTGATGGAGATAACCCAAAGCAGAAGCAACATCGATGGCTATGTTCAATCTCTGAATAAGGCTCAATCTCTTATTCAAGTGTTCTCCATTGTCTCTTGGATGCAGCCACTGCTCCAAACTTCCACTGGCCATGAACTCGAAAACTAGACTTTTGAAGTCATTACCCTGGTGGTCAATGCTTGAGCAGGCTGTTATGACTTTAAGAAGGTTACGGTGTCTTATGCTTCGCAAAGCATTGCACTCATCAAGGAAGCTCCTGGAAGCTCCTTGTTGCTGAAGGTTTAATACTTTAATCGCGACTATTTTGTTATCTCTAGAAAGAATTCCTTTATATACAGAACCAAAACTACCCGAACCAATTAGATTGTTCTCAGAGAACCCATCTGTGGATTGAAAAAGATCCGAGTAAGAAATATTCGATTGCCAATCCTCAGTCGAAGATTTTGTAACAGGCCTCCATATGGAATACCCAACCAAAAAGCTCAAAATAACTGCTAGCAATATAGCAGCACAAGTTACTGGGACTACCACCTTCcgagaaaatatttttcttgttgaATTGCTCTTTTCCTTGAGGCATGGAGGTAAAAGCAGTTTTGGGATGCCACCACAGAGCTTATCATTTCCAAGAACCGAAACCGCAGTAGCATTTGCCAAAATCCCTTCTCTTGGCAATTCACCCTCGAAATTATTGTAAGAAAGATTAAGAAACTTAAGAGTTGAAAGTTTACcaagaaattttggaatcaaccCAGATAAGTTATTGCGGGAAAGATCCATTTCTTCCAAACCTCTTAGAGTTTCAAGAGTCTGAGGAATTGgaccttcaaattcattgcctTCCAAATGCAGGCGTTCCAAACTTATACATTGTCCAAGAGTGCTGGGCAATTCACCTGTTAACTTGTTTTCTGATAAATCCAACTCCCCGAGATTTTTCAACTTAGCCACTTCAGATGGTAAGGCGCCGGTCAATAAATTATTAGACAATGACAGAGAAACTGAAAGGGAAGAAAGACCAATGACCTCTCTGGGAATGGTAGCATTGAGGTTGTTACCCGAAAGGCTCAGTGTTATCAAATTTTTACAGTTTCCAAGGCTTTGAGGTATACATCCCTCAAATCTATTCCGCTGCATATGGAGGACAGTCAATGAAGTTAAGTTACCCAGGGAAAGAGGTATTGAGCCCGAAAACTTATTGTCACTCAAAGACAGTAACTGTAACTCGTGAAGCTTCCCTATCGCTTCTGGGACATTGCCTCCTAACTGGTTATTTGCCAATTCTAGAAGGATCAGCTTAATAAGGTTACCTATCCCATTTGGAATATTTCCATGTATGAAATTCCCAGAAATAGTAAATATGCGCATATACGATGAAAGGTTAACTATGGATGTAGGCAGTTCTCCTGCAAAGTAATTGCCACCCATACCCAACACCTCTAGAACGGAACAATTAGGCAAAGACCTGAAAAAATTCAGGTCACTGGCTTTTCCATGTCCCAGAAAATTGTTCTCAAAATTTATCCTATACACTTTTGGCAAGCTTCCTAATGTTTCAGGAACCGACCCAATTAGACCATTTTGAGAAAAATCAAGCACTTGGAGTGCAGAACAATTTGACAATGATATGGGAATAGGGCCTGTTAGTTCGTTAACTGCACCGGCAAATACTTGGAGATTAGGCAGAGTAAAACCAACATCTGGTGGTAGGTTTCCATGCATCTGGTTCTGTGTAAATGTGAAATAGTATATGGAAGAGATATTATAAATTGAAGGAGGAACAATACCAGATAGATTATTGTCCGTGAGTATACATCTCCCCAAGCCTTTTAAATGGCCAAGATCTTCAGGTATGCTTCCTTGAAAATTGTTCTGGCCAAATGAAAGTGCGTACATAGAAGTGAAATTTCCTATCCAAGCTGGGATTGTTCCAGTAAGATTGTTTTTTCCAAAGTCCAAGTACACCAGTTCAGACAATGAACTCAACTCGACAGGAATTGACCCAGTAACCTTGTttccaaacacaagaaaatATGCTAGCTCTTTGCAGTGTGTTATATTTGTTGGAATGTTTCCCCCAAAGGAATTAAACGATAAGTTAAGATGCCAAAGTTGCAGAAGACGACCCATTTCTTGTGGAATTTCGCCGTGAAAGTTGTTGTTTTGCAGGTGAATTTCTGTAAGGTAAGTGAGATTTCCTATTGAAGGTGATATTGAACCAGAGAGCTCCAGAGACTTCAGGTTCAAAACCAATACTCGTTGGCTTGATCGGTTGCATGTAATGCCAACCCAGTGGCATAAATGGATGGAATCGTTCCAGGAGTTCATGATTCctagaggatcttggattatctTACTCTTCAAGTCTAGCAAAGCTAGACGATCAGTTTCATTTCCATAACTGGGTATGGATATTGCTGATACGAAAGTAGCGTTCATGCATAAAAGAATAATCCCACATCCAAAAGATATGGGAAAAATCAACCTGCAATTCAAATATGAATGCTTCATGGACATCTGTTTATGGAATCGATATAGGATGATCTGGGGTACACGAAAATTTCTACAAATCCGAAGCCAGTTTTGATGttcaaaaatgtaaaagaacaaaaatttctTATATTATATGGAGAAGTAATTGATTGCTTGCAGGCAagtaatagaaagaaaaatggtaGCTCTAGTTGGTATGATTATTCTCCGCAATTATGAAGTTGGGGTACTGTTGTGATTACAGTAGTACTGGGCTGGCCACCAAACAAGCAAAATTACACCTGGCTTTAAGCCGAGAGTTGGCAATGACCACTAAACTGGGGTCAAGATTGGTGCCAAATTCTCcttctcttatttattattatttttaataataataataacaataacacgatataattatctttaaatTTGCTGAGGTTATAttctggcctttttttttttttttttttggcgttaATTTGGATTAGCctgtggaaagaaaaaaaagggttcaGTACAATCTTTTAAGgtccttaattttttaatttcaatggtgacctttttttttttttgggcaataatAAAGGCCAGTTGATAATAACATTAATGTATGAGATGGATGGAAACACAAATACTAATTGAAAGATTAAAGtctattcaaatatatttaaattatatttcttaGAAGTACTAAAACACTAATTCAatgcatttaattatattttacctttttatattaaaaatctaatatagaAAAGTAGACATTGCATATAATATATGGATATTCCGTTGATGATAGTCATTATAGTGACAATATATCAATTCCATAAGATATAgtagataatgaaaaaaaaaactgaaaagttTAGGATAGTCTATTTATACGTCGTACATTTTATCACACAAAAGTTCTACCATGCAGATATCctattttgtcaaaatgcaaaTATTGTATATTATGCATGTAATCCCGTGAAATTACAAAGTactaaaatgtattaaaatgtaGATATCCTCATACATAGTATAACTATATCATTATATTCTCTTTCCAGTTTCTAAGAGTTTGATGATAGCCCTATTTTTTCAGTGTTTTCCCACTAGCTAGTTGAGGTTTGACGTTGTGATAGATTCCATGGTTTACAAGCTCATCAAGATCACTCTCAAAAtctaaataagaaaagaaaaagaaaagaaaaaaaggaaaaattaatattctctCTTTTGCAAAGTTAAAAATGgagataaaaattaagaaaagtaaCACTACAATCTAGatggataataaaaaaaatttatatttaaagatgTGATACTAGCTATTTCTTTTGTCATGTCTTTGAATTTGGTGAAGTTGCAGCTTATAGGACCCCATTGAAGAAAATTTGGAGCACTTGATGGTATGGATATCTACTACATTCAATTATGGAGGGAGTATTTCAGCAACTAACGACTTTTTTTAAGTTTGGTaacgaaagaaaaagaaagtgtttGATAAAATCAACTCCAACAGAACACAGTAACCAAGGTCCCACAACTAATTAAACCTTGATGTACAACACGATATAAACCTCTAAAATTTGTCGATTTATATGTCCTAACATTATtatatcctttttttgtttttttgtttttttgtttttttatttttttattttttggttttttcgatatttttggtatttggaATTAGCCCAAAGAAATCTCGTTCAGAAAAAGGTTTAATACATCTTATTATCATCTTGTTTGGCCCTCTcttcaaaatgaataatattttcatttaaaatgtaACATTTATACATGTACATTCTATTCCCAGGCTTGaagattttatgatttgtttgttgggcaaaaaatcatttatattgTGTTAATGATTTCACAAGACCCTTACGTATAAATAACTTAGAACACTTATATATTCAATGGGACCCACACACAAAATAACCATTCGGACACTTAACGTATAAACACCTGGCACTCTTCAATAACTCACCTGCTAACTTGTAACATGAGAGAGCTCTCTTTCTACGAGCCTACTCTGCTTGCTTGAGTAGCTCATCTCAGACGGAGGCTATGCTGCCCCTTTTAtcaatgaatttaattatggaGGAAAAA comes from Ziziphus jujuba cultivar Dongzao chromosome 6, ASM3175591v1 and encodes:
- the LOC132804159 gene encoding putative receptor-like protein kinase At3g47110 codes for the protein MGRLLQLWHLNLSFNSFGGNIPTNITHCKELAYFLVFGNKVTGSIPVELSSLSELVYLDFGKNNLTGTIPAWIGNFTSMYALSFGQNNFQGSIPEDLGHLKGLGRCILTDNNLSGIVPPSIYNISSIYYFTFTQNQMHGNLPPDVGFTLPNLQVFAGAVNELTGPIPISLSNCSALQVLDFSQNGLIGSVPETLGSLPKVYRINFENNFLGHGKASDLNFFRSLPNCSVLEVLGMGGNYFAGELPTSIVNLSSYMRIFTISGNFIHGNIPNGIGNLIKLILLELANNQLGGNVPEAIGKLHELQLLSLSDNKFSGSIPLSLGNLTSLTVLHMQRNRFEGCIPQSLGNCKNLITLSLSGNNLNATIPREVIGLSSLSVSLSLSNNLLTGALPSEVAKLKNLGELDLSENKLTGELPSTLGQCISLERLHLEGNEFEGPIPQTLETLRGLEEMDLSRNNLSGLIPKFLGKLSTLKFLNLSYNNFEGELPREGILANATAVSVLGNDKLCGGIPKLLLPPCLKEKSNSTRKIFSRKVVVPVTCAAILLAVILSFLVGYSIWRPVTKSSTEDWQSNISYSDLFQSTDGFSENNLIGSGSFGSVYKGILSRDNKIVAIKVLNLQQQGASRSFLDECNALRSIRHRNLLKVITACSSIDHQGNDFKSLVFEFMASGSLEQWLHPRDNGEHLNKRLSLIQRLNIAIDVASALGYLHHDCETPIVHCDLKPSNVLLDEDMVSHVGDFGLAKFLLEASDNPSESQTISASLRGSMGYIPPEYGMGGQVSILGDIYSYGILLLELFTGKRPTDDMFKDGLSIHQFVAMALPNHVMDIVDPSLLLEDDNREENESDIEEIAIIEVNRQVNAGKGTNDCLVSVMQIGVICSKFLPGERMLMNAVVNKMQAIRESYLKCKKSENMNRF